In the Platichthys flesus chromosome 14, fPlaFle2.1, whole genome shotgun sequence genome, GCCAGCTGAAACATTTAgctatatttaaatgttatttcctCTTTTAGGAGAAAATGAGCAGAAATAAAAACCAGACACTTTTGTTTGAAATGCAAGATTAAGCTAGATGAACAGAGGTGAAGGTTCAGTGCTTGGTCatcacaaatcatttttttggtttgaggTAAAATTGAAAAAGCATCAGATTTACCTGCTTCCTTCTTGTGAGTGCTAATTGAGTTTCTCTATGGCACTTTGCCGCCATTTTGTTGTAGGAGCTTGACGTGAAGGCAGGAGGTGGCTGTGTGATGACCGTCGGAGAGATGCTGCGCTCCTTCCTCACCAAACTTGAGTGGTTCTCCACGCTCTTCCCCCGTATCCCAGTGCCTGTGCAGAAAATGATTGACCAGCAGATGAAGGCGAGACCTCGCAAGATTGCTCCGAAGGAGACACCGGAGGAAGATGCCACGTTCACaggggaggcagggaggcaAGGAGAAAAACGGCACTCCAGGTAAGGGATTCAAACTATTGAGAGaatttcttttcaaaatgtacCAGTCAAAAATTCCTTCAAAATTACACCTTTGCTGATGCTTGGTTGCATTTATTGTCTTGTTTGATCTAGGGAAACTCATccacttatttatttgtttttgttgggtTTATTCCCAGGTCAAATAATTGGGCCATGGTTGATGTTAAAAATCAAATGATCTGACTTATCATGATTAGATAAGAATGTTTAAGTGCTTGAAGcttatatacttttttttcctAGAACGCCGAGACGGTCCCCGAGCCCCAGAAGGTCGCCCAAACGATCACCTAAACGCTCACCCAAGCGGTCTCCTAAAAGGTCTCCTAAACGGTCACCCAAACGGTCAAGGAGCAGTAGCCACCATCGCGAGAAGGAGCGTCATGGCCCCAGCTTCGACCGAGAGCTTGACAGAGAGCGTGACcggcaaaaaaaagagagggagggtaAGGATAGGGACAGACCGAGACGGCGGTCACGCAGTGTAGACCGGAACCAAGAACGACGAGAACGCAGAAGAAGTCGCAGCGGCAGTCGGGACCGAAGAAGCGAACGCAAGGACAAAGAAAGAGATGGTGTAGATGACAGGAGTAAGAAGAAGGAAAGGGAGAACCATAAAGATAGAGGTACTGAGAGTGAGAAGTCGAGGGATAAGAAGAGCAGGGGAGAGAATGACGACAGGAGGCACAAAGAGGACAGGGAGAGACgcagagaggaaaggaaagccAAAAAGTCGAGTCGGAGTCGAAGCAGGGAAAAGAAGCACAAAAGTGGCGAGGAGAAGAACCGGAAACGAGAGCGCAGccacagcagagagaaggaCAGGGACAAAGATGGGGAACAGCGATCCCACAAACGTAGTCGTAGCAAAGAGAAGAGTCATCATCAGCGCGAGTCCAATAATGACCATTGTAAACACAGTGAACGCAGAAGGAGTCAGAGCACTGAGTAAATGTCGCCCCGCAGCATTATTACTTCTTTTACTCCCcgtgtttttctccctttttctaCCCAGTTGTCTGATCTGTCTCTTGTGTCGAAGACTGGGAATGTTAGCACGCTGGACATCTGGTTATGTTATCTTTGGCCAGTGCAATGATGCTTTACCCTTTTGTTGTTCTGCCTTTTTCACTCCCGATTCAGACAGTTGTTAGTCTTCACTTGAAATTTGGAAAGAGGGAAAAATGGCATTTTAATTTTCTATGGATCTTTCTTTTGCCCCCGGATGTGATGGGTttgtaaataatgttttgaaagCTGTTTTCACACGATAAGTGGTCGGATTTACATTCACCACTGTTGTTGGCGTGGTTCGTGCCGAGAGCTCAGCTCAACACTGTCGCCATTTcattaataatgatgataaactGTTCAGGCTGTGCAGAagccttttttatatttgacacaCACTACAGAGAATATGACTGAAATTACCCTTATTCGTAAACTCGTATGTCAGCTGTATTCTGATGAAACTCTCTGGACAGTCCAAAGTAAACGGTTAAATATCCTGTGTCGTGGCAATGAGTCCTAAAAGCGAATTGACAGTGCAAGGTAACTCCATCATTGATCGTGTGTTGACAGCCCGAAAATATTTGAATCCTCCAAAGGGCAGTATGCAAAGGGTAATGTTTTTTTACCACACACAATTCAGCCCTGCTTATGCTGTGATTGAATTATTGCTCtgttgcattttgttttctaatAAACACTTTTACGAACAACAgttgtctttcttttcaaaGAAAAGGGTGTTTAAGTAGTGGCTCGGCGAAACGGcctaaaaatgtttttccactTAAGAAGATATCGATAATTATGTATATAGATTTATTATATTGCTAGTGAATATTAAGGCCATATTAAAGAAAAACTTTAAGTCATAGTCGGGAAAATACGAAAAATCTTAATTTACCGTGAATAAActtgtatattttgtataacTTTATACTATATATTCAGACTTTTTGGCAATAATACTCATTCGTAATATTGAAATAATTGATATAGTTGTATTTCCCATTTCTATTTCCATAAGACATAAGAAACGGTAGAGTGCAAAAGTTGAAAGCAAAcaatatttttcagttttattggAATGTAGTGTGAAAATAATTTCCATGTTAAATATACATTCAGAAATGACAATCACGTGAATACTCTGGACATGTGCAACACTTCCTGATATATTACTGACATAAAAAGCAGGAGGAACAAACCcccagttaaaaaaatatataacctCAACCAAGAGCAGACAAAACGTGTACAACTACAATCGGCACAAGTACAGAAAAGAAGAACTTCCAAATCTTGAGGCCActggcttttattttaaagacatCTAGTTATATTTCACATATGAGAGTAGTTAAATACATGAAGGCTCAGTGTAGTAGGCCGTGGGCTTCAGTATAAGAGTATTCCCAGTTACACAACACACTAAAGACTCAAAAACTGTGCAGCTTTATGGTAAACCATCAGAAATGTAAAAGTAACCCAAACTAACGCCCATTTTCTACAAGCTTTAAAGTTAATGTGAATTGTGAGTAAATACCCCAAATCCTTAAAGACCATCACATTAAATTGGGAGACCTGCACAGACCTCTAGTCTACAATTATTGCGTCCCTGTCTACTGGGAAATGCCTGGTcctgtttgcacacacacaggctctgacTCGGGTCCACTAGTGACCGAGCTGCTGGCTGACACTGTGAAACAATAGTTGGAGCTGGGACTCAATTCAGTGACTAGGATCATTCCCCCGTAGACTGTCAGTTCCTCAGGCGGACTGGAACTGCCCTGCTGCCTTCTCACCAGGCTGTACTCGGATGTATCGTCCACTGGCTCCCACTCGACTAACACAACTGTCGAAGCTATTTGTCTGATGTGTAGAATGGGAGCTGAAAGGCCTCCTGTGGGGGGGACAGAAGTGTGAATTTGGTTATGACTGGCTTAAACATTTCTCTCATTGAAGGAACAGCTTGCAGGAGGAAGGCCATCACAAGTCTGGGATTTTTCTAAATCGGGGGCCATagaggggccacaatttacacagaggggccaattatacaTCCAACATCTGTGCACATCTCAAGATGCACAGTTAAGTGGTTCCTTAGAGAATAAAACTTCTTAACAAATAGTCatattgttagttttttttagtggcaattttttttatgactACTGACAGAACAGGGGCCACTCAGGTTTCAGCTGGGGCCGGTACCTCCCTCTGTATCCGGCCCTGGATCCTGCCAGTGGCCATCAGCTCCAAAATCCGTGCCTAGCACATCAAGTACGACTCAAAATCAGTCGCAAGAGCTTCTCACAAATACAAACTCACCATCCTGCACTTCCAGAAgatgtctcctcctccgtgcATGCGGTATCACTAATGAGAAAAAGCTGATGtcagtttgtttaaataaatacagcatTTTGAGTATTTGTTTACGTACACAACAGCTCCTACCGTTTGTTATTTGTTCCGCTTCACTTTCTCCCGCTGCGTTGCTGGCTGTGATCACCAGGCTGCTGGACGTGATGTTGGAAAGAGAGCAGGACAGACCCACTACCCTGCACAGCTGAGTCATTGGCGTCACACTGTTGTCATATAGAGTGTATGCAGTGGCATACACTGAGGCGTTCCAGGAAATTGAGGCAAAGGTGCTGTTGCCGCTGTACACCACTGCTGGTGGTGGACAAGGAGCTGGGGGAAGAGCCAAGAAACAAGTTAAAGCACCAGAAACTTGGTTGTGTCGGGCTTTGACCTAGAACCTTCAATATTCAAGGCTAAATGAGAAATAACCGGCCTCACGGTGTGCCTTGTCATAGCAGGGAAAGCACAGTGTAACTAACAATATCGACAAGTGCCTTAGGTAAGATTGAATCAACACAAAACTGACCAGTATaaccaaatactcacatttTGTGCTAAAGTACACACTTGAGGGACTTGGGTGTTTTTCTACTTCACCACATTTCAGTGGAAAGCATTGTAAATTGTTGAAGTGTAAAAGTTAAATCAGTGTGAACAGTAGCTCTAATGTCGGGTGTCGTCTACCTGTTGTTCCACTGAGAGCCACAGACGCGTTGCTGGTACCAGCACTGTTCCTGCTCTGCACTGTGGCCTCGTAGGACGAACCACAGGGGAGAGGAATCTCAAAGTACGTGCGGTTTGTCCAATAGGAGCTGAGCTCGAACAGGGCCTGGCCGTCTCCCAGCAAACTTCCTGTCAGCGCCAACTTGTACTCAGTGTCTCTGCAGGAAATCTGTGTCCAAGTGACACGCGTCACCTGCACCTCCGTCTGCATCGGCAGCAGCTGCACCTCTACGGTGTCCGGAGGGCAGGGGACTGCATGAGAGAAAGTAGGATTTAATGTATGACTCCACTTAATATGCTCTAATATTAGATTCTGAGAAGGAAAATGCAGCTCTGTTACCTGCTCCCCTTTGCACTGATTCACTGAATGAGCTGTTGCATGTGCCATCTGAGGCCTGGACAGAGAAATTGTAAACTGCTCCACATTCAAGACCGTCGATGGTGCAATTTCCATCTGTGCTATAACAGTACAGCATCTCTCCATTCGCAGATTGAGCACAGCCATAGTACTCTACAGCGTTGTCCCTGGGCGTCCATGAAAGCACTGCAGACTGATTGTGACAGTGGAAGGTTACTGAGACTCCATCTGGCTGGCAAGGACCTGGATAGAAGAACAATTGAAAGGTAGTTTTCAATCATAATGGGGCTCTTGAATTTATAGTAACACATTCTTTATATAAAACAAGTACCTGTATTCACTGTTGCATTTTGGCTGGCTCTGCTGGAGCAGTTCTCATGGTGTGCAGTTACAAATACTGTGTACTGCTCGTCACAGTGGAGATCTGACACGCTGCAGTTACTGGAGGTGGTGTTGCACGTATGCACGTGTCCATCTGCAGCCATAGCAACAACGCTGTAGGTTTCAGCAACAGGAGAGCGAGTCCAGGACACCAGGGCACGGTGGTCCTCACAGGAGGAGTCGACCGTCACGTTCCTGGGTGGACAGGGCtctgggaaaaataaataaatcagggtTCAGAGGCTTAAAACAGGCTTTTCTCATGAAACCCAGTTGCTCCTAAACGGGGGAATGACTACGATAAGGTAGTTAGAACAAACACCGTTCCTGTCCAAATTTTGatcatataaaatgaaaatgtacccATGCTAATTCTGTAGGGAGGACTCCTCATGCTGCTGCACTGGTCTGATGAAGCTGCAACGATGATGGTGTAACGGAGGCCACACTGCGCTCCATACAGGTAGCAGCTAGTGCCCGTGTCATTGCACTGTAGGCGGCTCTGATCGCTGGCCTCTGCTGTGGCGGTGTACACTGTGTTCCCCCCGCCGCCCTCCATCAGTGCCCACATGACGAGGATGGAGGAGTTGTGGCACTGAGAGATAGCTGTGATggcagagagggagcagggggctggaggaagaggggaaagaggaggaagaggaggagcatttCATTATCAGTGCCACTGTAGCACTAATTCCTCTTGGAATGACAAAAAAGGGCAAATTTCTCTAATTGCAACGACTGAAGTCTGTTACCTGTCTGCAGGTCGATGGTGGCGCCTGGTCGACTCACACACTGGCTATTTTTAGCAGTAACGCTAAAATGATAGAGAACCCCACATTCCAGGTCTTCCACCTCACATGTGGTGTTACTGGAGGTGCTGCAGTTGGCCGTGTGGTTCCCTCCACCCACAGCTGACACAGTGTAGCTGTCGGCCCCGGGACCCGCGTCCCATGAGATCCAAGCAGAATTGGTGACACAGTCGAGGTTGCCCCTGATTCCCTGAGGAGGGCAGGGAGCTAGAGAGCACATACAAAGTGACTGGATGGACATTTTGGTTCATCAGATGATGGATGACTTTTGTAAAGCCCTCATACCTGATTGGACGGTGTGGGCCTGGCTCTGCTGGCTGCTGCAGCCGCCTCTGACCGAGGTGACATGAACGGTGAAGGTTTTCCCGCAGGTCACATTGCGGAGGGAGCAcgctgtgtttgtgctgttaCATGACTCGCTGATTCCTCCGTTGTCTGTGACCACTGACACCAGGAAGTGGTCGGCTTCCCTGGTGGCGTCCCAGGAAACCGTCATGTCGTTGGAAGAACAGTTGAAGTGGGCACTCACGTTCTGGGGTGGGCAGGGGGCTGGGAATAAGAAGACAAACAGATTAGTCAGCACAAAAAAAGAGACTGTAACTGTGcatgattgtgtttgttgttgttgttgttgttgttgttgtcacctGAGTTTAACGCCACAGCCTGGCTCGGGACACTGGAGCAGCTGTCGTCCACGGCTGCGACCTGGACGGTGTAGCTGCTGCCACATGTGAGGTTGCCAAGGCTgcagctgaggtcagaggtctgGCAGCTGACATTGCCATGACCACCGCGGGCTGTCACTGAGTACTCAAGAGCCCCGCGACTGGCAGACCAGGACACAAGGGCGGTGTTGTTGGCACAGTCCATCACCACAGAGACATTGGTGGGGACACATGGAACTGCAGATAAAGGACGGACAACGAAAAGAGAGTCAGTTTAACACTGCTACAACAATATGCTGACATTTGGTAGATAGTATTTACTATCGGTTACATTTGAGGGAGGTATTGTGgtgtaatttaattaataaaataatcacaaCTTTTTCAGTAGTTCCTGGTCACCTGGGTGCAGACGTGTGGTTTCACTAGAGGTGGTGTTGCACTGTTGGTTGGAGGCGGTGACTGACACAGAGAAGTTGTGTCCACAGGTCAGGCCCGGGATGATCTTCAGATTCGAGTTGGACACGGATGTTTCCGAGAGGCCAGAGTCAGTTTCCATGGTGACTGTGTAGTAGTCTGACCCATTGCCGGCCTGCCATGTTACCGTGACGTTACCAGAGAGACAGTCCTGCGTGGTAGAGATTCCTGTAGGTGGACACGGCCCTGGAGAAATGACAAATAACAATCGATCCGAGGTTACTCCTACTATTATTACTGGATATGTTTTAGTCAACTAAACTCACACCGTAACACATAACAGGTATTGAACCTACAGGTCTGTATGGAAGCCGGTGCACTGGAGCTGCCAGGACACTGCGGGTTGTGAGGTGTGACTGTGAGGCTGTAGTTTTGTCCACACGCTAAGTCAGAGAAGTGAGCTGTGGTGACGTTAGTGGTGAGCCCAGTCGTATTGTCTCCTCCCTCAGCAGACACCATGTACAACCTGGTCCCGTTACTTGCATCCCAGCTCAGGGAGACGACTTTCATGTTGCAGTCCGCAGAGGCAACCAAATTCTGAGGCACACAGGGATCTGGAAGAGAAAAGATGATGGATGTGTTGACACTCACGTATTTCAGTGATCCTGTACAGTTGTTATGTCCTTTTGTTTGTTGGCTTGATTGTAAAATAGATAATGCCAAACTGATTGGACGGATGACCATGAAACTCAGTGGAAGGGTGTGCTATGTGTCAGGGAAGAGCCCAATTAAACAGTGCTTTATTTggtatttgttttcactgtttttattgatttctaaGTTTAGAGATGGCGCAATCTGGTacagatccaaatcaaaatctggGTCTAgtggtttcattaggggactgttgggccttggcagaggtatacGCCCTCCGAGTGCCATTGTAGTTATTTATTtggaaacatttttaattggTTGGACTGTAAATTCCTAAAAAAAATCCTAGGAAATGTACTAATTTGGTACAAATTGCAAGAAAAAGTGTCTTTTCATCCATTAAAGATTAATGATCAGAAACGTCATTCTATCTATATGTTTGCTTTTAGACAAAtgcaacaaatcaaacacactctAGTACCAAATTATTCTTTCCAAGAGAAATTatttagaagaaaataaattcaaatacaaaaacatcatcACCATTTACTTATACGTGCTGTATGAATATGCATGACATACCCATATGGATGACCGAGCTGTTGCTGGGCACACTGGTGCAGTTGCCCTCCTTGGCTCTCACTACAACAGTGTACTCCTCCATACAGTGCAGGTCGGTCCACGTGCACGAGGTGGTGTTGGTGACACACTGGTGATTGTGGCCATCAAGGCCAGTTGCTACGGCAACATATGATTCTGCTCCATCGCTGGGTCCCCAGCTGACAGAGCCCATGTTAGACTCACACTGAACGTAGGTGATTACATCCTGGGGGACACATGGAgctgtggagagaggaggggtgtaaacatacacacacgctatgataaaacatttgtgaggtgtaacaaaaaaaaacaacgtacGAGTTTTGAAGAAGGCAGGGCTGCTACGGACGCTGTCACACTTGCTGCCCTGTCCTTGCACGGTGACATTGTAGTCCTGCCCACAAGGCAGGGTGGCTGACAGAAGGGTCTGGGTTGTGTTGTAGGCTTCCACGTACCCGAGGCTCCCCATGGCCGTGACTAAGTAGTTCATGACACCACTTGCTTGGCGCCAGGAGATCTGGACCTGGTCACTCTGACAGAGCACCTGAGCTGACGTGATGACAGGCTTGCAAGGCTCTGAGAGGAGCAAAAGGAGGGGAGATAAAAGTTAAACATGACATGAACTGAATGaagttttgtgatttgtgatcCATGACTGTAACAGCACAGTTGATCGGGAAAATACTTGGTGAGGATGGGTGTGGGTCAGGGGAGATCCCATAACATTTccgtgcagatccagataatcTGGCTTTTTAATATCTTTATATTTGGGATGTTTAGGTAATTCTTTGgcattaaaatgtggtttcataagaggactgtggggtcttggtggaggtttgcaccttagctttttatttgtttgtttgtttgtcagcaagattaTGCAGAAACTGCTTTACctattttcaaaacatttggtggaaggatgggacatgggagAAGAGATAACCCATACAATTTTGTCAATGATGTGGACAAAGGGGCAGATTTGGGACAGTTTTTGATATTGCatgatattttagttttttccactgatttcccagggaatgatTCATGAAACATGATGACATCTAGTGGCAGTGAAGTAGAAGTTTCTAAACACTGAACTGAAGTGTATTTCTTGACTGAGTGTATTTAGTTAATTTACACAGCTGAATAATGCACCAGAACGTACCTGTTTGAATGGACACAGTATCACTGGCCTGGCTGCAGCAGCCTCGACTGTGAGCAGTGACAGTAAAGTTGTACTTCTCGCCGCAGGCCAGACTGTTGAAGGGACAGGTGGAGCCTGTAGAGTTACATTTCTCCACCTCTCCCCCTGATGCGTTGATGGCGGTTGCTGTGTACAGATCAACATCAGAATCCTCCTCCCAGGACAGGactgtggagctggagccacACTGCCGGTTAACATCCACACGCTGAGGTGGACAAGGACCTGAGGAGAAGCGCgaaaggtcaagggtcaaatctcaaaaacaaatgaaacccAGAGCACCCTGAGGACTAACTATGAACAATTCACTTACGTGTGGTGAGGTTAGCGGGCATCGGGGCTGCGAGGCTGCACTGTTCGTTGCTGACGGTGAGGCTGAGGTTGTAGGTTTCCCCACACGTCAAATTTGTAACGTTACATGAGTTCTGCTGAGTCATACACAAAGTCTGGAGGCTTCCACTGACGGGGGCTGTCAGGGAAAAGTTCGCTGTCCCAAAAGTTGTATTCCAGGACACAACGGCAGCACCGTCAGAGTAACAGTTGACCTCTACTGCTACGGCTCCAGGCAGGCACGGAGCTGAGGAAACAGCACAAGTACGTTAATGAAAGGACGCAAAAGGACTCCACAAGGTGGATGAATTGACAGAGGAATTGATTGAGTCATTACCTGATGTGAGGGTCACCACATTGCTGTCGGAGCTGTTGTACTTTTCTCCCAGAGCCTTGACCCAGACGTTGTACACTGTGCCGCAGGTCAGCCCTGAGGCGCTACACTGGGTGTCCGCGCTGACACAGGAAGTGTGGTGGCCGTTTTGGTTGTGAAGGTAGGCGACGTAACCCACAGCGAGGTCACTCTGCTCCCAGGAAACATTCGAAGTGAGCTGTTCACACACCACATTTGCCTGAACATTGCTGGGTGGACATGGTTCTGAGTGAAGAGATAATACACGCATTTAAACACAAAGGTGAAATAAACAGGGTCACAACTGTGCACAATGAGAGAGTTAGATATTTTAAGTTTCTCACTAATCACGTGACCCACCTGTCATGAGGCATTGGGGTTCAGAGGTCAGGGTGTTGTTGCAGGCCTGGTTGTGTGACGACACAGTCACGTTATAGATCTGACCGCACTGCAGGCCGTTCAGGGAGCAGCTGTTGTTGGTGGTGTTGCATGTGACCCTTGAGCCCTGGTCAGTCACAGCCTCAACAGAGTAGGAGCTGGCACCGCTGGCTGCGGCCCACAGCACCTGGGCCCTGCTCACATTGTAGTGGACAGAGAGATTTTGGGGAACACAGGGCTCTGGGGGGAATAATAGGTGGTTACAAATAAATTATGAACAATGATTTAACAAATATggaaaccagtatatatttgtatgtatattgGTTGATTTCCCTCAAACACAATGTCCAAGGTGACCAGGCTCTACCTGTGGCGAGGTGTCCGGCCATTTGAGCAGTGCTGTTGCAGCCCTCTCCCCGAGCCGTCACAGTGACGTTGTACTCCTCTCCGCACTGCAGCGGGCTCAGCTGACAGTTGGTGTGGTTGGTGGTGCAGCTGCTGGTGTGGCCCGATGACGCTGTGAGCTCAGCAGCATAGGACACAGCTCCGAAGCTGGGCTGCCATGACACGGTAGCATTGGAGACCTCACAGTCCATAATGGCTTTGATGCTGCTCGGCTTGCAAGGCCCTGTATGACCAGGAAGAGTGTTATGAGTTAAGGTTTATGACCAATTCATATCAACTGTTATATTGTGAAGAAGATCTCAGTTCAATGGTCcacttttcaaataaatacagctTTCAACTGCATCTCACAGTCCTCACTTACCAATTCTCCAATTCCAAGAACCTTTGGGCATTACCTTCAACATAATTTTGTGTTAACCAAAAATGAACATCCAGACACATTGTATAGTTCCACTCATTGAACTGAAACTGGATTCCTCAGGAATAGGAACCTGAAGCACTGCCATGGTAACAAACTCTGTTCAGAATCCTTaatatcttgtgttttctcaGTAAACGCTAGTTCTTAAGGACTTTGAAGTATTTTTAACGGATCTACAGTGTTACTTCAAACATGAATTTACCTGTTGTAGCAGACACCACTGTGCTGTCAGAGCTGTTGTTCTGTTGTCCCAGGGCCTTGACCCAAACGTGGTACTCTGTGCCACATGCCAGTCCTGAGACAGTACACTGGGTGTCTATGGAAACGCAGGATGTGTATTGGCCATTTCGGTTGTCGAGGTAGGCGATATAGTCCACAGCCAGGTTGCTCCTTTCCCAGGATACTGTGGCAGTGAGCTGTTCACAGGATATATTGGCCTGAACGTTGGTGGGTGGGCAGGGTTCTAAGTGAagggaaaacacacatgtaactATGGCTTGTCGTATATACAGTACCTGTAATCACAATCCCTTGCCGAGCAGGTAACAAACCTGTCATGAGGGGATGGGTCGCAGACATCAAACTGTCACAGGCCTGGTTGTGTGCAGTTGCAGTCACGTTATAGATGTGACCGCACTGGAGGCCGTTCAGGGAGCAGCCATTGTTGGTGGTGTTACATGTGACTGTTGAGCCCTGGTCAGTCACAGCCTCAATAGAGTAGGAGCTGGCACCACGTGCTGTGGCCCACATCACCTGAGCAGTGCTCACATTGTAGGGGACAGAGAGATTTGTGGGTACGCACGGTTCtgaaaggaggaagaaaaatgtCATCGCCATTTTCgttgaaataaaaaagctaTCAACCTCTGAAGTTTTGAGTTGTTCCCACCTGTAGTGAGCATGGCTGGGGGACTGGCAGGTCCTGGACACCCAGTGTGCATTGCCTCAACAACAACAGAGTACTGCTGTCCACAGACCAGGTTGTCCAGGTGACAGGACGTCCCCATGTCACTGCAAGAGGACATATGTCCATTGGTGGAGTTTGCCTGGATGATGTAGGCTGTAGCTGCAGCGGCACTACTCCAGCTGACCAGAGCTTGGTGTGAGGTACAGTTCAGCTCAGCTGACACATTGGTGGGAGGACATGG is a window encoding:
- the prpf38b gene encoding pre-mRNA-splicing factor 38B, coding for MANVGNQPPQQAVNKSAPGKHGNVLPLWGNEKTMNLNPMILTNVLSSPYFKVQLYELKTYHEVVDEIYFKVTHAEPWEKGSRKTAGQTGMCGGVRGVGTGGIVSTAFCLLYKLFTLKMTRKQVMGLITHTDSPYIRALGFMYIRYTQPPADLVDWYDSFLDDEEELDVKAGGGCVMTVGEMLRSFLTKLEWFSTLFPRIPVPVQKMIDQQMKARPRKIAPKETPEEDATFTGEAGRQGEKRHSRTPRRSPSPRRSPKRSPKRSPKRSPKRSPKRSPKRSRSSSHHREKERHGPSFDRELDRERDRQKKEREGKDRDRPRRRSRSVDRNQERRERRRSRSGSRDRRSERKDKERDGVDDRSKKKERENHKDRGTESEKSRDKKSRGENDDRRHKEDRERRREERKAKKSSRSRSREKKHKSGEEKNRKRERSHSREKDRDKDGEQRSHKRSRSKEKSHHQRESNNDHCKHSERRRSQSTE
- the LOC133967905 gene encoding fibronectin type III domain-containing protein 7-like, which gives rise to MNYLVTAMGSLGYVEAYNTTQTLLSATLPCGQDYNVTVQGQGSKCDSVRSSPAFFKTPPCVPQDVITYVQCESNMGSVSWGPSDGAESYVAVATGLDGHNHQCVTNTTSCTWTDLHCMEEYTVVVRAKEGNCTSVPSNSSVIHMDPCVPQNLVASADCNMKVVSLSWDASNGTRLYMVSAEGGDNTTGLTTNVTTAHFSDLACGQNYSLTVTPHNPQCPGSSSAPASIQTWPCPPTGISTTQDCLSGNVTVTWQAGNGSDYYTVTMETDSGLSETSVSNSNLKIIPGLTCGHNFSVSVTASNQQCNTTSSETTRLHPVPCVPTNVSVVMDCANNTALVSWSASRGALEYSVTARGGHGNVSCQTSDLSCSLGNLTCGSSYTVQVAAVDDSCSSVPSQAVALNSAPCPPQNVSAHFNCSSNDMTVSWDATREADHFLVSVVTDNGGISESCNSTNTACSLRNVTCGKTFTVHVTSVRGGCSSQQSQAHTVQSAPCPPQGIRGNLDCVTNSAWISWDAGPGADSYTVSAVGGGNHTANCSTSSNTTCEVEDLECGVLYHFSVTAKNSQCVSRPGATIDLQTAPCSLSAITAISQCHNSSILVMWALMEGGGGNTVYTATAEASDQSRLQCNDTGTSCYLYGAQCGLRYTIIVAASSDQCSSMRSPPYRISMEPCPPRNVTVDSSCEDHRALVSWTRSPVAETYSVVAMAADGHVHTCNTTSSNCSVSDLHCDEQYTVFVTAHHENCSSRASQNATVNTGPCQPDGVSVTFHCHNQSAVLSWTPRDNAVEYYGCAQSANGEMLYCYSTDGNCTIDGLECGAVYNFSVQASDGTCNSSFSESVQRGAVPCPPDTVEVQLLPMQTEVQVTRVTWTQISCRDTEYKLALTGSLLGDGQALFELSSYWTNRTYFEIPLPCGSSYEATVQSRNSAGTSNASVALSGTTAPCPPPAVVYSGNSTFASISWNASVYATAYTLYDNSVTPMTQLCRVVGLSCSLSNITSSSLVITASNAAGESEAEQITNVIPHARRRRHLLEVQDGGLSAPILHIRQIASTVVLVEWEPVDDTSEYSLVRRQQGSSSPPEELTVYGGMILVTELSPSSNYCFTVSASSSVTSGPESEPVCVQTGPGISQ